One Anser cygnoides isolate HZ-2024a breed goose chromosome 6, Taihu_goose_T2T_genome, whole genome shotgun sequence genomic region harbors:
- the CFAP210 gene encoding cilia- and flagella- associated protein 210 isoform X2, with amino-acid sequence MAAAARPGGRRRRLPPSHSFVQNSVLDGYFLPNGVDLRQVIILPKAEWERMQDNLGSSALLLTEVLKERDAQIEFKKFKPDVNKKKEEEAEREHKEAILREQEKAHQRYMDRQALCRDQLEQIEEHKHQADLAKLENKREGEEIQRLSRLYELEMQRKMEKEHEEKLERQRLYREHVANQKIIKAAEEQKQMEEDDRIRAHFKAKQRIAKLMKEKEAEMRRLTQERQDKIVTQLAAQMSEALKMEDYRLARDIAKKEAEQEKKNKEKEAKTKAAIESIAEHRATVVKMKLEKEIEEKAENEKECHAFMEKNRIYLEGEKAKKQRQRDASMEVQKIQLQQMAEKQAKKQQEKQADLDYDAQKQLIALCREREFQNYAKQVIESQSKTTHNLYPLLKASRDIRGLGCGPFSRGSKGINLSFQVQDVAETQLPPCCCTTAQEDKNMK; translated from the exons atggcggcggcggcgcggcccggcgggaggcggcggcggctgcccc CATCACACAGTTTTGTACAAAACAGTGTTCTAGATggatattttcttccaaatggaGTAGATCTTCGTCAAGTAATTATATTGCCAAAAGCGGAATGGGAAAGGATGCAGGACAATCTTGGCAGC AGTGCACTGCTACTTACTGAGGTCCTAAAGGAAAGAGATGCTcaaattgaatttaaaaagttCAAGCCAGATGTtaacaaaaagaaggaagaagaagcagaacGTGAGCATAAAGAAGCTATTCTCAGAGAGCAAGAAAAGGCACATCAACGTTATATGGATCGACAGGCACTATGCAGAGATCAGTTGGAACA AATAGAGGAGCACAAGCATCAGGCAGATCTGGCTAagctagaaaacaaaagagaaggagaagaaatacagagattGAGCCGACTGTACGAAttggaaatgcagagaaaaatggaaaaggaacatgaggaaaaacttgAACGCCAGAGGCTGTATCGT GAGCATGTAGCTAACCAGAAAATAATCAAAGCAGcagaggaacaaaaacaaatggaagaagaTGATCGGATTAGAGCtcatttcaaagcaaagcaaaggattGCCAAGCtgatgaaagagaaggaagctgaAATGCGTAG ACTAACACAGGAACGTCAGGACAAAATTGTCACCCAATTAGCTGCCCAAATGAGTGAAGCATTGAAGATGGAAGACTATCGTCTTGCTAGAGACATTgcaaaaaaagaagctgaacaagaaaaaaagaacaaagagaaagaagcaaaaacaaaggcTGCCATTGAATCTATTGCTGAACACAGAGCCACTGTG GTGAAGATGAAACTGGAGAAGGAGatagaggaaaaagcagaaaatgaaaaagaatgtcATGCATTTATGGAGAAGAACCGCATCTacctggaaggggaaaaagccAAGAAACAAAGACAACGTGATGCAAGTATGGAAGTACAGAAGATTCAGCTCCAGCAAATG gcagaaaagcaagcaaaaaaacagCAGGAGAAGCAAGCAGACTTGGACTACGATGCTCAGAAACAGCTTATTGCACTTTGTAGGGAGCGTGAATTTCAGAACTATGCCAAGCAAGTTATTGAATCACAGTCCAAGACTACACATAATCTCTATCCGCTCCTCAAAGCATCCAGAGATATAAGAGGACTTGGATGTGGGCCATTTTCCAGAGGAAGCAAGGGAATAAATCTTAGTTTTCAAGTACAGGATGTTGCTGAGACCCAGTTACCTCCTTGTTGCTGTACTACTGCacaggaagataaaaatatgaaataa
- the PHOSPHO2 gene encoding pyridoxal phosphate phosphatase PHOSPHO2 produces MKFLLVFDFDHTIVDENSDTWIVKCAPGKKLPNGLRNSYQPGHWTEYMGRVFVYLGDSGVKEEEMKRTMTTIPFTAGMGDLLHFIGENKELFDCIIVSDSNTVFIDWILKAADFHKVFDEVFTNPAAFSSTGYLTVQNFHTHHCPKCPKNLCKRKVLKEFLDKQLERGVSYTQIVYIGDGGNDLCPVTSLKKNDIAMPRHGYTLEKRISQLTQDHSPVECSVLVWSTAVEIVSYLKLLIKE; encoded by the coding sequence ATGAAATTTCTGTTGGTTTTTGACTTTGACCATACGATTGTAGATGAAAATAGCGACACCTGGATTGTGAAGTGTGCTCCTGGGAAGAAGCTTCCTAATGGACTGAGAAACTCCTACCAGCCTGGGCACTGGACAGAATATATGGGCAGAGTCTTTGTCTACTTGGGAGACAGCGGTGTCAAAGAAGAGGAGATGAAGAGGACTATGACAACGATCCCTTTCACTGCGGGAATGGGAgatcttctgcattttattgGCGAGAACAAAGAGCTTTTTGACTGCATAATTGTTTCAGATTCTAATACAGTATTTATTGACTGGATTCTAAAAGCCGCTGACTTCCATAAGGTGTTTGATGAAGTGTTTACAAACCCTGCAGCATTCAGCAGTACTGGCTACCTAACTGTACAGAACTTTCACACCCACCATTGTCCAAAGTGCCCTAAAAACCTTTGCaaaaggaaagttttaaaagaatttctAGATAAACAGTTGGAGCGAGGAGTAAGTTATACACAAATTGTATATATAGGGGATGGCGGGAATGACTTATGTCCGGTAACGTCTCTGAAGAAGAATGACATTGCTATGCCCAGGCATGGGTATACCTTAGAGAAAAGGATTTCTCAGCTCACCCAAGATCACAGTCCTGTAGAGTGTTCTGTTCTGGTTTGGTCAACTGCTGTTGAAATAGTGTCTTACCTGAAGCTGCTTATAAAGGAATAA
- the CFAP210 gene encoding cilia- and flagella- associated protein 210 isoform X1, translating into MAAAARPGGRRRRLPPSHSFVQNSVLDGYFLPNGVDLRQVIILPKAEWERMQDNLGSVSREAARILAEKKEREEMHLRSQAAVKDWPNTIMGQAQRKLKAKKLREEKEEEERKLLDLEEAQFQAAKRKEAIDQAKTYLYYQNERVKGLHSALLLTEVLKERDAQIEFKKFKPDVNKKKEEEAEREHKEAILREQEKAHQRYMDRQALCRDQLEQIEEHKHQADLAKLENKREGEEIQRLSRLYELEMQRKMEKEHEEKLERQRLYREHVANQKIIKAAEEQKQMEEDDRIRAHFKAKQRIAKLMKEKEAEMRRLTQERQDKIVTQLAAQMSEALKMEDYRLARDIAKKEAEQEKKNKEKEAKTKAAIESIAEHRATVVKMKLEKEIEEKAENEKECHAFMEKNRIYLEGEKAKKQRQRDASMEVQKIQLQQMAEKQAKKQQEKQADLDYDAQKQLIALCREREFQNYAKQVIESQSKTTHNLYPLLKASRDIRGLGCGPFSRGSKGINLSFQVQDVAETQLPPCCCTTAQEDKNMK; encoded by the exons atggcggcggcggcgcggcccggcgggaggcggcggcggctgcccc CATCACACAGTTTTGTACAAAACAGTGTTCTAGATggatattttcttccaaatggaGTAGATCTTCGTCAAGTAATTATATTGCCAAAAGCGGAATGGGAAAGGATGCAGGACAATCTTGGCAGCGTAAGTAGAGAAGCAGCACGCATCcttgctgagaagaaagaaCGTGAGGAAATGCACCTACGCTCCCAAGCGGCTGTAAAAGACTGGCCCAATACCATTATG GGCCAGGCACAAAGGAAACTTAAAGCCAAAAAATTAcgtgaagaaaaggaagaggaagaaagaaagttaCTTGATTTGGAAGAAGCACAGTTCCAAGCAGCAAAACGGAAGGAAGCTATTGATCAAGCAAAAACTTATCTATACTATCAGAATGAAAGAGTGAAAGGGTTGCAT AGTGCACTGCTACTTACTGAGGTCCTAAAGGAAAGAGATGCTcaaattgaatttaaaaagttCAAGCCAGATGTtaacaaaaagaaggaagaagaagcagaacGTGAGCATAAAGAAGCTATTCTCAGAGAGCAAGAAAAGGCACATCAACGTTATATGGATCGACAGGCACTATGCAGAGATCAGTTGGAACA AATAGAGGAGCACAAGCATCAGGCAGATCTGGCTAagctagaaaacaaaagagaaggagaagaaatacagagattGAGCCGACTGTACGAAttggaaatgcagagaaaaatggaaaaggaacatgaggaaaaacttgAACGCCAGAGGCTGTATCGT GAGCATGTAGCTAACCAGAAAATAATCAAAGCAGcagaggaacaaaaacaaatggaagaagaTGATCGGATTAGAGCtcatttcaaagcaaagcaaaggattGCCAAGCtgatgaaagagaaggaagctgaAATGCGTAG ACTAACACAGGAACGTCAGGACAAAATTGTCACCCAATTAGCTGCCCAAATGAGTGAAGCATTGAAGATGGAAGACTATCGTCTTGCTAGAGACATTgcaaaaaaagaagctgaacaagaaaaaaagaacaaagagaaagaagcaaaaacaaaggcTGCCATTGAATCTATTGCTGAACACAGAGCCACTGTG GTGAAGATGAAACTGGAGAAGGAGatagaggaaaaagcagaaaatgaaaaagaatgtcATGCATTTATGGAGAAGAACCGCATCTacctggaaggggaaaaagccAAGAAACAAAGACAACGTGATGCAAGTATGGAAGTACAGAAGATTCAGCTCCAGCAAATG gcagaaaagcaagcaaaaaaacagCAGGAGAAGCAAGCAGACTTGGACTACGATGCTCAGAAACAGCTTATTGCACTTTGTAGGGAGCGTGAATTTCAGAACTATGCCAAGCAAGTTATTGAATCACAGTCCAAGACTACACATAATCTCTATCCGCTCCTCAAAGCATCCAGAGATATAAGAGGACTTGGATGTGGGCCATTTTCCAGAGGAAGCAAGGGAATAAATCTTAGTTTTCAAGTACAGGATGTTGCTGAGACCCAGTTACCTCCTTGTTGCTGTACTACTGCacaggaagataaaaatatgaaataa
- the LOC125182495 gene encoding cilia- and flagella- associated protein 210-like has product MEHQQPGAAEREAERERGRYAERRAVAREQLAQIQEHKHQADLAKLENRREGEEIQRLNRLYQLEIQRGKENEQEEKIERQRLHHEHVAEQKVIKDEEKQREDEDDDRIRAYIKGKEMMADLRREEDAETNRLVQEHQDKAFKQLAGQMNQTLRMEAERFAREAAEVEDEYQMKTKEREAKNKAAIESIAEHRATVVKMKLEKEIEEKAENEKECHAFMEKNRIYLEGEEAKKQRQRDASMEVQKIQLQQMAEKKAKKEQEKQADLDYDAQREAAFCKEQKFRR; this is encoded by the exons ATGGAGCACCAGCAGCCGGGCGCCGCCGAGCGGGAGGCGGAGCGGGAGCGCGGCCGCTACGCGGAGCGCCGGGCCGTGGCCAGGGAGCAGCTGGCGCA AATACAGGAACACAAGCATCAGGCAGACCTGGCtaagctggaaaacagaagagaaggggaagaaatacAAAGGCTCAACCGATTGTACCAACTGGAAAttcagagaggaaaggaaaacgaacaggaggaaaaaattgAACGCCAGAGGCTGCATCAT GAGCATGTAGCTGAACAGAAAGTAATTaaagatgaagagaaacaaagagaagacGAAGATGATGATCGGATTAGGGCTtacattaaaggaaaagaaatgatggCTGAtctgagaagagaagaagaCGCAGAGACCAATAG GCTAGTTCAAGAGCATCAGGACAAAGCTTTTAAACAACTAGCTGGACAGATGAATCAGACATTGAGGATGGAAGCTGAACGTTTTGCTCGAGAAGCTGCAGAGGTAGAAGACGAATACcaaatgaaaaccaaagaaagagaagcaaaaaataagGCTGCCATTGAATCTATTGCTGAACACAGAGCCactgtg GTGAAGATGAAACTGGAGAAGGAGatagaggaaaaagcagaaaatgaaaaagaatgcCATGCATTTATGGAGAAGAACCGCATCTACCTGGAAGGGGAAGAAGCCAAGAAACAAAGACAACGTGATGCAAGTATGGAAGTACAGAAGATTCAGCTCCAGCAAATG gcagaaaagaaggcaaaaaaagagcaggaaaaacaagcagacTTGGATTATGATGCTCAGAGAGAGGCTGCTTTTTGTAAAGAGCAAAAATTTCGGAGATAA